The stretch of DNA aattaatcatattttttctgattcttgtGTGTCAATCAATTTTAGATCTATATCTCAGATATTCTGAATACGATTTTGAAGAATTCTGGATAGCTAACATCCTCTGGAGGATTTTTTGTCACTCTTTCCAAAGGTCTTGGtatgctgctttgggtcttttccATGCAGGCAAAGCTCAGGAACCTTCCCTGGTCACACTGAATTAGGGAATGCCTTTTTCCAGGTCTCTCATCTTTACGAGTCCTCACAACTTCTTGTACCTGGGGGCCACTTCCTGCCATCATCTGGCTGGAAATAGGAGGCTCGTCTGGAAATTTAGCTGCCTGCACTCTGCTGAACGGAAGCTCCACGGCCGCCCTGGAGTGATGTGGCAAGGATAAAGGGAGACAAGATAACGTGAGTTTATTTCACACTCTTCAAGCCAGAGGGGccatctctctgtttctttgttcaaaAGAATGGTGTTCAGTCCGCCGCCCGCGCTGCTCCTGTAGCGATGGCTCGCTTCGTGGCAGTGGTCCTGCTCGGGCTGCTCTCGCTGTGTGGCCTGGACGCCATCCAGCGCCCTCCGAAGGTTCAGGTTTACTCGCGACACCCAGCGGAAAATGGGAAGCCAAATTACCTCAACTGCTATGTGTCTGGGTTCCATCCACCCCAGATTGAGATTGATTTGCTCAAGAATGGGGAGAAGATGAAAGTGGAGCAGTCAGACCTGTCTTTCAGCAAGGACTGGTCCTTCTACCTTCTGGTCCATACTGAGTTCACCCCCAACGGAGTGGATGAATATAGCTGCCGCGTGAAACACATTACTCTCAGCGAGCCGAAGATAGTCAAGTGGGATCGAGACCACTAAGCAGCATCATGGAGGTTTGGGGATACCTCAGTTTGGATTGGACTAATTCCAAATTccgttttcttgctttttaatgcTATTATGCTTTTATGCTTCTTGCACATAAATCAGAAGTTATATGGATGTTACCACAAATATCATCTTCTGTATAATTCTTCTTTGTGCACTACGTTTCCATGTTTGAGCTGTCTTGGCAGGTAGCTGTCATGGGGGCTCTGGCAGATTAGATGGGGGGAGGAAAGAACTCTCATGTTCAACATTAACATCTTGCGCAAATATAAAGTCTTCAGTGTCTTTTGCACACAGAACTAGGTAGTAAGATAGTTATGCATGTTTAGAGTTACCTccaatttgtaatttttcttagaatttcataaaagtttttgaaagataattgtCAGGATTATTGGAAATTTGTTATACTGGGTGACATTTTAtcatataaaatcatatttactTCTTACATCTGTTAGAATGAGACATGGTTGTGcccattttctgttttaatttgtttcaccAATTAAagaactagtaaaaaaaaaaaaaaaaagaatggtgttGCCGTAAGAGTTTTCCCTTCCTGGTTCGCTGCCAGGACTCTACATGTATGGCTGCCCTGGAATAGggcaaagagagaagggaaacataTTTCTCCTAACTCTCCAGCTTGCAGGGACCACTTTTCCAGTTCTATGGCCAGAAGGCTTGGTTTTCTTTTAGCATTCTTTCACCCTGTATCATGCAACCATAGCTTTGCATGAGGGGTCTGTTTCAGGGAAaaaccatgagaaaaaaagaaagaattgatccCCCCAAAACTCACCTGCTTCTGGGTTGCTTATTAAAGTTTTGATCC from Hippopotamus amphibius kiboko isolate mHipAmp2 chromosome 10, mHipAmp2.hap2, whole genome shotgun sequence encodes:
- the LOC130830149 gene encoding beta-2-microglobulin-like, producing the protein MARFVAVVLLGLLSLCGLDAIQRPPKVQVYSRHPAENGKPNYLNCYVSGFHPPQIEIDLLKNGEKMKVEQSDLSFSKDWSFYLLVHTEFTPNGVDEYSCRVKHITLSEPKIVKWDRDH